A window of Rhizobium tumorigenes genomic DNA:
GCGCCTCGCGGCGATCAATGTCGGGGGCGCGAAGGAGATCTTGCGGCTGGCAGCCGGGGGAAACCGTGTCACGCCTGTCCATTTCGTCTCCACGGCTTCGGTCGTCGCGCGGCGTGGGGCAAATCCCCCCGTCATCGGGGAAAGCACCCGCCTGCCCATCGGCGAGGTGGAGAGTACCGGATATGTCCAGAGCAAGTGGGTGGCCGAAGAGCTGATGCACGCGGCCGCGGCAAGGGGCCTGTCCGTCACCATCCATCGGCCCGGTCGCGTCAGCGGACACACCGTGACGGGAGCCTGCAGCACCAGCGTCGGCTTCTGGCATTTCATCCGGTCGATGCTTGTGCTTGGGGCAGCGCCCGCCTTGCGATCCGATCGCCTCACCCTTGCGCCGGTCGATTACGTGGCCAAGGCACTCGTTGCGCTTGTCGAGCGCGGGGATCCCGGCGCCACCTATCATCTCTCCAACCGCATGCAGACCAGCATCGGCGCCATTGTGAAGGCGGCGCAAAGGGCTGGCCATCATCTGGAAATCATGCCCTTCGAGGCTTGGCGCGAGCGCCTGGCACAGGCGGTGGAAGAGCGGACGAGGCGGGACGACGACTCCCTGTCGTCCATCATGCTCCTCGTCGAGCACCTCGACAAGTATGACGGTCCCGCAGTGGAATCAGCGCTCGGCCAGGAAGCAGTCGAGGCCGCTTTGGCCGGTCTGGACATTGCGCCGCCGCCGATAACGGATGCGGTGCTCGACCGCTACGTCGAACATTTCATCGCCACGGGCTTCTTTCCTGCCGCCGATAATGGGCGGGCAAGGTCTGCCCTTGCCTAATCGGTGCGATCGGACCTCTGCGCCGTCGACGGACGTGGACGGCGCAGGGACTGGAACAGCACAGCCGAGCCGGCGCGCGGTTCCAGCATATGGCGATCCAGGATCGCCCATGTCCTGGCAAATCCGCCGTCGGTCTCGAAATCGATCCGGATCTCCGCGTTTTTGGGCATGCATTCGTCCAGCGACTGCACAATCGAAAAGCGCAGACGATCATCGTCGCCGATACCGTTGAAGATGGCGGCGTCGAACCCGAAGAATTGCCGGACGACGGGATGCAATGCCTTGAAGATGGTTTCCTTGGCGGAAAAAATCAGGGTAGCCAAGAGAGCGGCGTCAAACCTCGTCTGCCAAAGAACCAGGTTGCGTTCCTCCGCGGACAGCGCCTCTTTCAAGATCGCGTCGAGAGCAGCGCCCGTCGCCACCTTTTCCACATCGATGCCCACCAGTCTATTTTCATCGGCAACCAAGAGGCAGACGCATTTCCCGTGCGAATGGCTAATCGACCCGGATATCCCGATCGGCCAGACGGGCGCGCCCTGGTCACCAATGGCGATCGGAACGTTGCCGCGACGGAGGCACTCCAGCGCGGCGCGGGCGAGAACACGCCCCGCCAGAAATTCGCCTTGGCGTTTCGCCACCGCGCCCGCCAGCCTTGAGGGAAAGTCGATATCGCAGGCCACGAACAGCGACGGGCTGTAGGCTTCGACTTTGTAGTCCGCCTCCAGAGCGATAAGCCTGTCGGTCTCCATGCCGAAGACAGCGATCGCGCTCAGGAAGGGGTCTGCACATGCCGGCAGCTGAGAGAGATATCCCGATACAGGCTTCACATCCATGTTTCCGTCATCACGCAGCGTCCCGCCGGAATACCGCTACGAAGTCCTGTTGCCACCCACGCCGTTGATGAGCCAGCGCCATGTCCTGTCAAAATGCGCTTCCACATCTTCACGTGCGCTGAATTCATTGCTGCCCATCATTGCCGCGGCCGTCGGCAACGCGACCATACAGTGAATGAGATGGTTGGCGATATCATTTGCAACCCCCGCGCAGATCGCCCCGGCCTCCTGGGCTTCCTCCACCGTCCTTATCAACTTCGCCATGATCGGATCGGGCTGCGGCGGTATCGGTGCGGTCTTTTCGAACACGACGGTTTCGCTAAAGGTGATCCGCTTCAGCGCGATCAGCTCCGGCTCCATGTTGACGTGCAGAA
This region includes:
- a CDS encoding 4'-phosphopantetheinyl transferase family protein is translated as MKPVSGYLSQLPACADPFLSAIAVFGMETDRLIALEADYKVEAYSPSLFVACDIDFPSRLAGAVAKRQGEFLAGRVLARAALECLRRGNVPIAIGDQGAPVWPIGISGSISHSHGKCVCLLVADENRLVGIDVEKVATGAALDAILKEALSAEERNLVLWQTRFDAALLATLIFSAKETIFKALHPVVRQFFGFDAAIFNGIGDDDRLRFSIVQSLDECMPKNAEIRIDFETDGGFARTWAILDRHMLEPRAGSAVLFQSLRRPRPSTAQRSDRTD
- a CDS encoding TetR/AcrR family transcriptional regulator, which encodes MEKSVSAVVRPGRPPKAFQDMAAERIILAATELFAGRGFAGTSMEQVAAHCGAGKDTVYRRFSSKVALFEAVVEHAHRSAVAKIAELPLVTGDPLKRLQSLLLQLLHVNMEPELIALKRITFSETVVFEKTAPIPPQPDPIMAKLIRTVEEAQEAGAICAGVANDIANHLIHCMVALPTAAAMMGSNEFSAREDVEAHFDRTWRWLINGVGGNRTS